In a single window of the Streptomyces sp. HUAS ZL42 genome:
- a CDS encoding MBL fold metallo-hydrolase codes for MTTMESFNLLQPYKVAEETFVIPWALEAPPVGHFPMNSMVIRGAEPVLVDTGAPAVRSQWLEAAWSVVDPLDVRWIFLTHDDRDHAGNLLAVLAECPNATLLTTWFSIGRMAEEWETPINRCRFMTDGDTIDAGDRTLVAKRPPLYDNPTTRALFDPKTNVLWAVDTFATNVPTPMPETGALSPDEFRDGQFFGGSLVSPWVALLDAQKFGTVVTGFQHLNAEVIAGCHCPVLRGPQIPEAYDLLRQLPEIPPWAEFTQADLDQWMAVAESSVPPEQPRPSGT; via the coding sequence ATGACAACCATGGAAAGTTTCAACCTTCTGCAGCCGTACAAGGTCGCCGAGGAGACGTTCGTCATCCCGTGGGCCCTTGAGGCCCCGCCGGTCGGCCACTTCCCGATGAATTCGATGGTGATCCGGGGAGCCGAACCGGTCCTCGTGGACACCGGGGCGCCCGCAGTGCGCTCCCAGTGGCTGGAGGCGGCCTGGTCCGTCGTGGATCCCCTGGACGTACGGTGGATCTTCCTCACCCACGACGACCGCGACCACGCCGGCAACCTCCTGGCGGTCCTCGCGGAATGCCCGAACGCGACCCTGCTGACGACATGGTTCTCCATCGGCCGCATGGCCGAGGAGTGGGAGACTCCCATCAACCGGTGCCGCTTCATGACCGACGGCGACACGATCGACGCGGGCGACCGCACCCTGGTCGCCAAGCGACCACCCCTGTACGACAACCCCACAACCCGCGCCCTCTTCGACCCGAAGACCAACGTCCTCTGGGCCGTCGACACCTTTGCCACGAACGTGCCGACCCCCATGCCCGAAACGGGAGCGCTGTCGCCGGACGAATTCCGCGACGGCCAGTTCTTCGGCGGAAGCCTGGTCTCCCCCTGGGTCGCCCTGCTGGACGCCCAGAAGTTCGGGACGGTCGTCACCGGCTTCCAACACCTGAACGCCGAGGTCATCGCGGGCTGCCACTGCCCGGTTCTCCGCGGCCCCCAGATCCCCGAGGCCTACGACCTCCTTCGCCAGCTCCCCGAAATCCCACCGTGGGCAGAGTTCACCCAGGCCGACCTGGACCAGTGGATGGCGGTGGCCGAGAGCTCGGTTCCGCCGGAGCAGCCGCGGCCGTCGGGGACGTGA
- a CDS encoding DNA polymerase III subunit gamma and tau, with protein sequence MSSLALYRRYRPESFAEVIGQEHVTDPLQQALRNNRVNHAYLFSGPRGCGKTTSARILARCLNCEQGPTPTPCGECQSCRDLARNGPGSIDVIEIDAASHGGVDDARELREKAFFGPAASRYKIYIIDEAHMVTSAGFNALLKVVEEPPEHLKFIFATTEPEKVIGTIRSRTHHYPFRLVPPGTLRDYLGEVCQKEKIPVEDGVLPLVVRAGAGSVRDSMSVMDQLLAGAAADGVTYAMATSLLGYTDGSLLDSVVEAFASGEGAAAFEVVDRVIEGGNDPRRFVADLLERLRDLVILAAVPDAAAKGLIDAPADVLERMQAQAGSFGAAELSRAADLVNEGLTEMRGATSPRLQLELICARVLLPAAYADERSVMARIDRLERGVNFSAGASGMPAMGYVPGPDAHGQAHGGAAVPPLSTGGGAAAARAAVRGAAPAPTPAPVQAQPPAQAPVQAQPPAQAPVRAQPPTPAAAPSPAPAAAPPPPAPAEEAPQAPTPAPAEAPAPGAWPTATAAGSGRRPGGWPTAAPAGGGARPPATPTPAGPPASTPPAPAPAQAAAQAPAAAAYAPPAGGLDPRMLWPNILEAVKNRRRFTWILLSQNAHVAGFDGTTLQLGFVNAGARDNFASSGSEDVLRQALAEQFNVHWKIEAVIDPSGGSAPPTGGSSGFGGGYGGGGAPGGYGGAGGSGGTGGGTPAPRPAPTRTAPSAPTPPTATAPPTPAPRPSAPEPVAPEDDIPEDDDPDLNESALSGHELIVRELGATVVEEFQNE encoded by the coding sequence GTGTCGTCTCTCGCGCTGTACCGCCGCTATCGCCCGGAGTCGTTCGCCGAGGTCATCGGGCAGGAGCATGTCACCGACCCGCTGCAGCAGGCGCTGCGGAACAACCGGGTCAATCACGCGTACCTGTTCAGCGGGCCGCGTGGCTGCGGCAAGACGACCAGCGCGCGGATCCTGGCGCGATGCCTGAACTGCGAGCAGGGGCCCACGCCGACTCCCTGCGGGGAGTGCCAGTCCTGTCGTGATCTCGCTCGCAACGGGCCGGGTTCCATCGACGTCATCGAGATCGACGCCGCTTCGCACGGAGGTGTGGACGACGCGCGTGAGCTCCGGGAGAAGGCCTTCTTCGGGCCCGCCGCCAGTCGCTACAAGATCTACATCATCGACGAGGCCCACATGGTCACGTCGGCCGGCTTCAACGCGCTCCTCAAGGTCGTCGAGGAGCCGCCGGAGCACCTCAAGTTCATCTTCGCCACCACCGAGCCGGAGAAGGTCATCGGGACGATTCGGTCCCGGACCCACCACTACCCGTTCCGGCTGGTGCCGCCGGGGACCCTGCGGGACTACCTCGGCGAGGTGTGCCAGAAGGAGAAGATCCCCGTCGAGGACGGCGTGCTGCCGCTGGTGGTGAGGGCCGGCGCGGGATCCGTGCGTGACTCCATGTCGGTCATGGACCAGTTGCTCGCCGGTGCCGCCGCGGACGGTGTGACGTACGCGATGGCCACCTCCCTGCTCGGGTACACCGACGGGTCGCTGCTCGACTCCGTCGTCGAGGCATTCGCCTCCGGCGAGGGGGCCGCCGCCTTCGAGGTCGTGGACCGGGTCATCGAGGGAGGCAACGACCCTCGGCGGTTCGTCGCCGATCTCCTTGAGCGACTGCGGGACCTGGTGATTCTCGCCGCCGTCCCGGATGCGGCCGCCAAGGGGCTCATCGACGCTCCCGCCGACGTCCTCGAACGCATGCAGGCCCAGGCCGGCTCGTTCGGGGCCGCCGAACTCAGCCGCGCCGCCGATCTCGTCAACGAAGGGCTGACCGAGATGCGGGGGGCCACCTCGCCCCGCCTTCAGCTCGAACTTATTTGCGCGCGCGTACTGCTGCCCGCCGCCTATGCCGACGAGCGCTCCGTCATGGCCCGCATCGACCGGCTTGAGCGGGGGGTGAACTTCTCCGCGGGGGCGTCCGGGATGCCTGCCATGGGATACGTTCCCGGCCCCGACGCGCATGGACAGGCGCACGGGGGCGCGGCTGTGCCTCCCCTCTCGACGGGTGGTGGTGCTGCGGCGGCCCGGGCGGCGGTTCGCGGGGCGGCACCCGCTCCGACCCCGGCTCCGGTACAGGCCCAGCCCCCGGCGCAGGCTCCGGTACAGGCCCAGCCCCCGGCGCAGGCTCCGGTACGGGCCCAGCCCCCGACTCCGGCTGCGGCTCCGTCACCGGCTCCTGCCGCGGCCCCGCCTCCCCCTGCTCCCGCGGAGGAGGCGCCCCAGGCACCGACTCCCGCGCCGGCCGAAGCTCCCGCCCCGGGCGCCTGGCCCACCGCCACCGCCGCGGGCAGTGGACGTCGGCCCGGCGGCTGGCCCACCGCGGCGCCCGCGGGCGGAGGCGCCCGACCGCCGGCCACGCCCACCCCGGCCGGCCCGCCCGCTTCCACCCCGCCGGCCCCGGCCCCTGCCCAGGCCGCCGCCCAGGCGCCGGCGGCCGCCGCATACGCACCGCCCGCCGGTGGCCTCGACCCGCGCATGCTCTGGCCGAACATCCTCGAGGCCGTGAAGAACCGCCGACGGTTCACCTGGATCCTCCTCAGCCAGAACGCCCACGTCGCCGGCTTCGACGGCACCACCCTCCAACTCGGCTTCGTCAACGCGGGCGCCCGCGACAACTTCGCGAGCAGCGGCAGCGAGGACGTGCTGCGGCAAGCGCTGGCCGAGCAGTTCAACGTCCACTGGAAGATCGAGGCCGTCATCGATCCCTCGGGCGGCTCGGCACCCCCGACCGGCGGCTCCTCGGGTTTCGGCGGCGGGTACGGCGGAGGCGGCGCCCCGGGCGGCTACGGCGGCGCCGGCGGCAGTGGCGGTACCGGCGGTGGCACGCCCGCCCCCCGCCCCGCGCCCACCCGGACCGCGCCCTCCGCTCCCACCCCGCCGACGGCGACGGCTCCGCCCACCCCCGCCCCCCGCCCCTCCGCCCCCGAGCCGGTCGCCCCCGAGGACGACATCCCCGAGGACGACGACCCCGACCTCAACGAGTCGGCCCTCTCCGGCCACGAGCTGATCGTGCGGGAGCTGGGGGCCACCGTGGTGGAGGAGTTCCAGAACGAGTAG
- a CDS encoding Lsr2 family protein, with product MAQKVVVTLFDDIDGSEAAETIAFGLDGKSYEIDLNEANAKKLRKVLAPYVEAGRKRSKSGKAYKQTEVAPDPAAVRAWAQANKMDVPARGRIPKKVYEAFAEAQ from the coding sequence GTGGCGCAGAAGGTCGTGGTCACTCTCTTTGACGACATCGACGGCTCGGAAGCGGCGGAAACGATCGCCTTCGGACTCGACGGCAAGTCGTACGAGATCGACCTGAATGAAGCCAATGCCAAGAAACTGCGTAAGGTGCTCGCGCCCTACGTGGAGGCCGGCCGCAAGCGGTCGAAGTCGGGCAAGGCGTACAAGCAGACGGAGGTCGCCCCGGACCCGGCGGCCGTCCGGGCCTGGGCCCAGGCCAACAAGATGGACGTTCCCGCGCGCGGGCGGATCCCGAAGAAGGTCTACGAGGCGTTCGCCGAGGCACAGTGA
- the purD gene encoding phosphoribosylamine--glycine ligase — protein MNVLVIGSGAREHALCRSLSLDPAVTALHCAPGNAGIAEVAELHQVDALDGKAVSALATELGAELVVVGPEAPLVAGVADAVREAGIPVFGPSREAAQLEGSKAFAKDVMAAAGVPTARSYVCTTPDEVEEALDAFGAPYVVKDDGLAAGKGVVVTSDVEVAKAHAAACERVVIEEFLDGPEVSLFAVTDGETVVPLQPAQDFKRALDGDEGPNTGGMGAYSPLPWADPKLVEEVLETVLQPTVDEMRRRGTPFSGLLYAGLAITSRGVRVIEFNARFGDPETQVVLARLKTPLAGVLLAAANGTLDILEPLRWSDDAAVTVVVASHNYPGTPRTGDPITGLDEVAGQDAPHAYVLHAGTKRDGDAVVSAGGRVLSVTATGKDLTKARERAYRAVERIRLEGSQHRTDIAAKAAGA, from the coding sequence GTGAACGTCCTCGTCATCGGCAGCGGCGCCCGCGAACACGCCCTGTGCCGCTCCCTGTCCCTCGACCCCGCCGTCACCGCGCTGCACTGCGCCCCCGGCAACGCCGGCATCGCCGAGGTCGCCGAGCTGCACCAGGTCGACGCCCTGGACGGCAAGGCCGTATCCGCGCTGGCCACGGAGCTCGGCGCGGAGCTCGTGGTCGTAGGCCCGGAGGCACCCCTCGTAGCCGGGGTCGCCGACGCCGTGCGCGAGGCGGGGATCCCGGTCTTCGGCCCCTCCCGGGAGGCCGCACAGCTCGAAGGCTCCAAGGCGTTCGCCAAGGACGTGATGGCCGCTGCCGGGGTGCCGACCGCCCGCTCCTACGTCTGTACGACCCCGGACGAGGTGGAGGAGGCCCTCGACGCCTTCGGCGCACCGTACGTCGTGAAGGACGACGGGCTCGCCGCAGGCAAGGGAGTCGTCGTCACCAGCGACGTCGAGGTCGCCAAGGCGCACGCCGCCGCCTGTGAGCGGGTCGTCATCGAGGAGTTCCTCGACGGCCCGGAGGTCTCCCTCTTCGCCGTCACCGACGGCGAGACCGTCGTCCCCCTCCAGCCCGCCCAGGACTTCAAGCGCGCCCTGGACGGCGACGAGGGCCCGAACACCGGCGGCATGGGCGCGTACTCCCCGCTGCCCTGGGCCGACCCGAAGCTGGTGGAAGAGGTCCTCGAGACCGTCCTCCAGCCGACCGTCGACGAGATGCGCCGCCGCGGCACCCCGTTCTCCGGCCTGCTCTACGCCGGCCTCGCGATCACCTCCCGCGGCGTCCGCGTCATCGAGTTCAACGCCCGCTTCGGCGACCCGGAGACCCAGGTCGTCCTGGCCCGTCTGAAGACCCCGCTGGCCGGCGTCCTGCTCGCCGCCGCGAACGGCACGCTCGACATCCTGGAGCCCCTGCGCTGGAGCGACGACGCCGCGGTCACCGTCGTCGTCGCGTCGCACAACTACCCCGGCACCCCGCGCACCGGCGACCCGATCACCGGCCTCGACGAGGTGGCCGGCCAGGACGCCCCGCACGCGTACGTCCTGCACGCAGGGACGAAGCGCGACGGCGACGCGGTCGTCAGCGCCGGTGGCCGCGTCCTGTCCGTCACGGCGACCGGAAAGGACCTCACCAAGGCCCGCGAGCGCGCCTACCGGGCCGTCGAGCGCATCCGGCTCGAGGGTTCCCAGCACCGTACGGACATCGCGGCGAAGGCTGCGGGGGCGTAG
- a CDS encoding substrate-binding domain-containing protein, giving the protein MARHHAVRLLMAGTLLLGAAACGGSQDSTGDDGKQKVTIGLVTKTETNPFFVTLRKAAQASAKKHDAELIALSGKFDGDNEGQVAAVESLIARDVQGILITPSNTTGILGAIAEARRQGILVIALDTATDPENAADATYATDNLKAGRLQGTYVRAVLAGRDPKLFMLDGTEGSTVSQQRHDGFLQGFGIDDDSPVIRGQAITNGDRNRAQTATENLLQRTTDVNSLYAINEPVANGAYTALTERGLAQEVTIGTIDGGCEGVRDVRAGKYAATVMQFPVRMADLGVAAVTAFVREGKKPSGFTDTGTQLITDKPVRGLASQNTDWGLRRCWG; this is encoded by the coding sequence ATGGCACGCCACCACGCCGTCCGACTCCTCATGGCGGGCACACTGCTGCTCGGCGCCGCCGCCTGCGGCGGGAGTCAGGACTCCACGGGTGACGACGGGAAGCAGAAGGTCACGATCGGCCTGGTGACCAAGACCGAGACCAACCCGTTCTTCGTGACCCTGCGCAAGGCCGCCCAGGCCTCGGCGAAGAAGCACGACGCCGAGCTCATCGCCCTGTCCGGCAAGTTCGACGGCGACAACGAGGGCCAGGTCGCCGCGGTGGAGAGCCTCATCGCCCGCGATGTGCAGGGAATCCTGATCACACCGTCGAACACGACGGGGATCCTGGGCGCCATCGCGGAGGCCCGCCGGCAGGGCATCCTGGTGATCGCGCTCGACACCGCGACGGACCCGGAGAACGCCGCGGACGCCACGTACGCGACCGACAACCTCAAGGCCGGACGCCTCCAGGGCACCTACGTCAGGGCCGTGCTCGCAGGCCGCGACCCCAAGCTGTTCATGCTCGACGGCACGGAGGGCTCCACGGTCAGCCAGCAGCGTCACGACGGCTTCCTCCAGGGCTTCGGGATCGACGACGACTCACCGGTGATCCGCGGGCAGGCGATCACCAACGGGGACCGCAACCGGGCGCAGACCGCGACGGAGAACCTGCTGCAGCGCACGACCGACGTGAACTCGCTCTACGCCATCAACGAGCCGGTCGCCAATGGCGCCTACACGGCCCTCACCGAACGCGGCCTCGCCCAGGAGGTGACCATCGGCACCATCGACGGCGGATGCGAGGGCGTGCGCGACGTCAGAGCCGGCAAGTACGCGGCCACCGTCATGCAGTTCCCGGTCCGGATGGCCGACCTGGGTGTGGCCGCGGTCACCGCCTTCGTCAGGGAGGGGAAGAAACCGTCCGGCTTCACGGACACGGGCACGCAACTCATCACCGACAAGCCGGTGCGGGGACTGGCGTCCCAGAACACGGACTGGGGACTCCGGCGCTGCTGGGGGTGA
- a CDS encoding N,N-dimethylformamidase beta subunit family domain-containing protein, giving the protein MGSEHIRRWESGALAHAVTDPFGQGPVPWLRGGETYFDDNGQVVPWYVDPAPGHTAPGHTATAPRVPAPRSAGGPRSADDVRRQIKGFTSTGAVAPGEAVDFHITVDPPQEFSVDIYRIGHYGGDGAAKITTSPRLSGIVQPPPLTADRTVSCHHWWLSWRLQIPSYWNIGAYVAVLTTADGYRSHIPFTVRDNHPADLLLLLPDITWQAYNLYPEDGHTGASLYHAWDEEGRLLGEADAATTVSFDRPYAGAGLPLHVGHAYDVIRFAERYGYDLAYADARDLHAGRVDPTRYRGLVFPGHDEYWSTQMRRTVELAREHGTSLVFLSSNAMYWQVELGPSPSGTPDRLLTCRKRKGPGRPVLWREIDRPEQQVIGIQYAGRVPEPHPMIVRNAGHWLWEATGAHEGDGIEGLVAGEADRYFPRTPLPEHEERILLAHSPYTDGEGARRHHETSLYRAPSGALVFASGTFAWSPALDRPGCVDPRIQRATANLLDRICKRD; this is encoded by the coding sequence ATGGGGTCGGAACACATCCGCCGCTGGGAGTCGGGAGCGCTGGCGCACGCGGTGACGGATCCCTTCGGCCAGGGCCCCGTCCCGTGGCTCCGCGGCGGCGAGACCTATTTCGACGACAACGGCCAGGTCGTCCCCTGGTACGTGGACCCGGCCCCAGGTCACACGGCCCCAGGTCACACGGCCACCGCCCCCAGGGTCCCTGCCCCGCGTTCCGCCGGAGGCCCGCGCTCCGCCGACGACGTCCGCCGCCAGATCAAGGGCTTCACCTCCACCGGCGCGGTCGCCCCCGGCGAGGCCGTCGACTTCCACATCACCGTCGACCCGCCCCAGGAATTCAGCGTCGACATCTACCGCATCGGCCACTACGGCGGTGACGGGGCCGCCAAGATCACCACCAGCCCCCGCCTCTCCGGCATCGTCCAGCCCCCGCCGCTGACCGCCGACCGCACGGTCTCCTGCCACCACTGGTGGCTGTCGTGGCGCCTGCAGATCCCGTCGTACTGGAACATCGGCGCGTACGTCGCCGTCCTGACCACCGCCGACGGCTACCGCTCCCACATCCCCTTCACGGTCCGCGACAACCACCCGGCGGACCTGCTCCTCCTGCTGCCCGACATCACCTGGCAGGCCTACAACCTCTACCCGGAGGACGGCCACACCGGCGCCAGCCTCTACCACGCGTGGGACGAGGAGGGCCGTCTGCTGGGCGAGGCCGACGCCGCGACCACGGTCTCCTTCGACCGCCCGTACGCGGGCGCGGGCCTGCCCCTGCACGTCGGCCACGCCTACGACGTCATCCGCTTCGCCGAGCGCTACGGCTACGACCTCGCCTATGCCGACGCCCGCGACCTGCACGCCGGCCGCGTCGACCCCACCCGCTACCGCGGCCTGGTCTTCCCCGGCCACGACGAGTACTGGTCGACGCAGATGCGCCGCACCGTCGAACTCGCCCGCGAGCACGGCACGTCCCTCGTCTTCCTCTCCTCCAACGCCATGTACTGGCAGGTGGAGCTGGGCCCGTCACCGTCCGGCACCCCGGACCGGCTGCTCACCTGCCGCAAGCGCAAGGGGCCCGGCAGGCCCGTCCTGTGGCGTGAGATCGACCGCCCCGAGCAGCAGGTCATCGGAATCCAGTACGCCGGCCGGGTCCCCGAACCCCATCCCATGATCGTCCGAAACGCAGGCCACTGGCTGTGGGAGGCGACGGGCGCGCACGAGGGGGACGGGATCGAAGGCCTGGTCGCGGGCGAGGCCGACCGCTACTTCCCGCGCACGCCGCTCCCCGAGCACGAGGAGCGCATCCTGCTCGCCCACTCCCCGTACACCGACGGCGAGGGCGCCCGGCGCCACCACGAGACCTCCCTCTACCGCGCCCCCTCCGGCGCCCTGGTCTTCGCGTCCGGAACCTTCGCCTGGTCACCGGCCCTGGACCGCCCGGGCTGCGTCGACCCCCGCATCCAGCGGGCCACCGCAAACCTGTTGGACCGCATCTGCAAACGCGACTGA
- the purS gene encoding phosphoribosylformylglycinamidine synthase subunit PurS, whose amino-acid sequence MARVVVDVMLKPEILDPQGQAVQRALPRLGFDGISDVRQGKRFELEVDGPVDEAALARIHDLAESFLANTVIEDFTVKVEEVAEAAK is encoded by the coding sequence GTGGCACGCGTCGTAGTCGACGTCATGCTCAAGCCGGAGATCCTCGACCCCCAGGGCCAGGCGGTGCAGCGCGCACTGCCGCGCCTGGGTTTCGACGGCATCTCCGACGTACGTCAGGGAAAGCGATTCGAACTGGAAGTTGACGGGCCGGTCGACGAGGCCGCCCTCGCCCGCATCCATGATCTTGCGGAATCCTTCCTCGCCAACACCGTGATCGAGGACTTCACCGTCAAGGTGGAGGAAGTCGCGGAGGCCGCGAAGTGA
- a CDS encoding ATP-binding cassette domain-containing protein, translated as MTGPPLLALRGISKRFGAVQALKDVDLEVHEGEVVALLGDNGAGKSTLIKVIAGVDPADKGVIEWEGRVVQIRTPRIAQRLGIATVYQNLGLCDDLDVAENLFLGRERRRAGLRGRLFRLMDNGGMRREAREQLDALGIRVPDVRAPVAALSAGQRQTVAISRALLGRPKAVLLDEPTAALGAPHASHVLDLVDELRDQGIGVILISHNLGDVKAVADEAAVLRLGCNNGFFHVPTTPQERIFSAIVGVTSNV; from the coding sequence GTGACTGGGCCGCCCCTGCTGGCGCTGCGCGGGATCTCCAAGCGGTTCGGCGCGGTTCAGGCCCTCAAGGACGTCGACCTTGAGGTCCACGAGGGTGAGGTCGTCGCCCTTCTGGGTGACAACGGCGCGGGCAAGTCCACCCTCATCAAGGTCATCGCGGGTGTCGATCCCGCGGACAAGGGCGTCATCGAGTGGGAGGGCCGGGTCGTCCAGATCAGGACCCCCCGGATCGCCCAGCGCCTGGGCATCGCGACCGTGTACCAGAACCTGGGGCTGTGCGACGACCTCGATGTCGCCGAGAACCTCTTCCTGGGGCGGGAGCGGCGGCGCGCCGGTCTGCGGGGCCGCCTGTTCCGGTTGATGGACAACGGCGGCATGCGCAGGGAGGCACGCGAACAGCTCGACGCGCTGGGCATCCGCGTCCCCGACGTGCGTGCTCCGGTGGCCGCGCTGTCCGCGGGCCAGCGGCAGACCGTCGCGATCTCCCGCGCGCTCCTGGGCCGCCCGAAGGCCGTCCTCCTGGACGAGCCCACCGCGGCGCTCGGCGCCCCCCACGCCAGCCACGTCCTCGACCTGGTCGACGAGCTCCGCGACCAGGGCATCGGGGTGATCCTCATCAGTCACAACCTGGGCGACGTCAAGGCTGTCGCGGACGAGGCGGCGGTGCTGCGGCTCGGCTGCAACAACGGCTTCTTCCATGTACCGACCACCCCGCAGGAGCGGATCTTCTCCGCCATCGTCGGCGTCACGAGCAACGTCTGA
- the purQ gene encoding phosphoribosylformylglycinamidine synthase subunit PurQ, whose amino-acid sequence MTARIGVVTFPGSLDDRDTQRAIRLAGAEPVALWHKDKDLHQVDAVVLPGGFSYGDYLRAGAISRFSPVMETVIEQAKAGLPVLGICNGFQILTEAHLLPGGMLGNDHLHFICRDQKLRVENASTSWTSDYSEGQEIHIPLKNMDGRYVADQYTLDELEAEGRVAFRYLDFNPNGSLNDIAGITNEAGNVVGLMPHPEHAVEPLIGTGRTDGLPFFTSILKKLVNA is encoded by the coding sequence GTGACCGCTCGTATTGGCGTCGTCACTTTCCCGGGCAGCCTCGACGACCGGGACACGCAGCGCGCGATCCGCCTCGCGGGTGCCGAACCGGTCGCCCTCTGGCACAAGGACAAGGACCTCCACCAGGTCGACGCGGTCGTCCTCCCCGGTGGTTTCTCCTACGGCGACTATCTGCGCGCCGGCGCCATCTCCCGCTTCTCGCCGGTGATGGAGACCGTCATCGAGCAGGCGAAGGCCGGCCTTCCGGTCCTCGGCATCTGCAACGGCTTCCAGATCCTCACCGAGGCCCACCTCCTCCCGGGTGGAATGCTCGGCAACGACCACCTGCACTTCATCTGCCGCGACCAGAAGCTGCGGGTGGAGAACGCCTCCACGTCCTGGACCAGCGACTACAGCGAGGGCCAGGAGATCCACATCCCGCTGAAGAACATGGACGGCCGGTACGTCGCCGACCAGTACACGCTGGACGAGCTGGAGGCCGAGGGCCGGGTCGCGTTCCGGTACCTGGACTTCAACCCGAACGGCTCGCTCAACGACATCGCCGGCATCACCAACGAGGCCGGCAACGTCGTGGGCCTGATGCCGCACCCGGAGCACGCCGTGGAGCCGCTCATCGGCACCGGCCGCACGGACGGCCTCCCCTTCTTCACCTCGATCCTCAAGAAGCTGGTCAACGCATGA
- a CDS encoding phosphoribosylaminoimidazolesuccinocarboxamide synthase: MSGFVEKPEPIQVPGLVHLHTGKVRELYQNEAGDLVMVASDRLSAFDWVLPTEIPDKGRILTQLSVWWFDQLADLVPNHVLSTELPADAPADWAGRTLVCKSLQMAPVECVARGYLTGSGLLEYNESRTVCGLALPEGLVDGSELPAAIFTPATKAAVGEHDENVSYEEVARQVGADTAAQLRQATLAVYSRGRDIARERGIILADTKFEFGFDGDTLVIADEVLTPDSSRFWPADQWQPGRAQPSYDKQFVRDWLTSPASGWDRGSEQPPPQLPQQVVDATRAKYVEAYERLTGTSWS, from the coding sequence GTGTCCGGATTCGTCGAAAAGCCCGAGCCGATCCAGGTGCCGGGCCTGGTGCATCTGCACACCGGCAAGGTGCGCGAGCTGTACCAGAACGAGGCGGGCGACCTCGTGATGGTCGCCAGCGACCGCTTGTCCGCCTTCGACTGGGTGCTGCCGACCGAGATCCCGGACAAGGGCCGCATCCTCACCCAGCTCTCCGTGTGGTGGTTCGACCAGCTCGCCGATCTCGTCCCCAACCACGTCCTGAGCACGGAACTGCCCGCCGACGCCCCCGCCGACTGGGCCGGCCGCACGCTGGTCTGCAAGTCCCTGCAGATGGCCCCCGTGGAGTGCGTGGCCCGCGGCTACCTCACCGGCTCCGGCCTGCTCGAGTACAACGAGTCCCGCACGGTCTGCGGCCTCGCCCTCCCCGAAGGCCTGGTCGACGGCTCCGAACTCCCCGCCGCGATCTTCACCCCGGCCACCAAGGCAGCGGTCGGCGAACACGACGAGAACGTCTCCTACGAGGAGGTCGCCCGCCAGGTCGGCGCCGACACCGCGGCCCAGCTGCGCCAGGCCACCCTCGCCGTGTACTCCCGCGGCCGGGACATCGCCCGCGAACGCGGGATCATCCTCGCGGACACCAAGTTCGAGTTCGGCTTCGACGGCGACACCCTGGTCATCGCCGACGAGGTCCTCACCCCCGACTCCTCCCGCTTCTGGCCGGCCGACCAGTGGCAGCCGGGCCGCGCGCAGCCGTCGTACGACAAGCAGTTCGTCCGCGACTGGCTGACCTCGCCCGCCTCCGGCTGGGACCGGGGGAGTGAGCAGCCCCCGCCGCAGCTGCCGCAGCAGGTCGTCGACGCGACCCGCGCGAAGTACGTGGAGGCGTACGAGCGTCTGACGGGCACGAGCTGGAGCTAG